One Maribacter dokdonensis DSW-8 genomic region harbors:
- a CDS encoding adenine phosphoribosyltransferase, which produces MDFKSFIRDVPNFPKDGIIFKDITPLLQSPEMLNKTTEALAQLVNGQKIDKVVGMESRGFIFGPILASKLNAGFVPIRKPGKLPSTTLSETYDLEYGTDTLEIHTDSIQKGDMVLIHDDVLATGGTASAACKLVEKLGGTIVQCNFLIELTFLEGISKIEDYEAKSLLKY; this is translated from the coding sequence ATGGATTTTAAAAGCTTTATAAGAGATGTACCCAATTTTCCAAAAGACGGAATCATTTTTAAGGACATAACTCCGCTGTTACAGAGCCCGGAAATGCTCAATAAAACTACAGAGGCATTGGCACAACTGGTAAACGGCCAAAAGATTGACAAAGTAGTGGGGATGGAGAGTAGAGGGTTTATTTTTGGTCCAATACTAGCAAGTAAATTAAATGCAGGATTTGTGCCAATTCGTAAACCAGGGAAATTACCTTCTACAACCTTGAGTGAAACTTATGATTTAGAATATGGTACGGATACTCTGGAAATTCATACGGATAGTATACAGAAAGGTGATATGGTATTGATTCATGATGATGTTCTTGCAACAGGTGGTACGGCAAGTGCTGCATGCAAATTGGTAGAAAAACTTGGAGGTACTATTGTACAGTGTAATTTTTTGATAGAGTTAACCTTTCTTGAAGGTATTTCTAAAATAGAGGACTATGAGGCAAAATCTTTACTTAAATATTAA